Proteins encoded by one window of Yersinia massiliensis:
- a CDS encoding ABC transporter substrate-binding protein has product MKKTLVALFTGLILSAPMLSTPVAAQTIETISFGVDGGYPPFDVLSPNGEITGFDIDIANALCDNLHAKCVFVKQPFESMIAALNAKKFDAIIASLSITDERKKEVDFTDRYYRSSAQLVARKGSPLLPDAASLKGKTVGVQTGSIHETYAKKHWGGQGVKIVSYANQDNVYLDLLSGRINASLQDNIQAASSFIDTPRGQKFAFAGPVIQDETISSDVGIAVGKDNPALRDALNGAIKAIRADGTYDAIQKKYFSFDIYGN; this is encoded by the coding sequence ATGAAAAAGACATTAGTTGCATTGTTTACTGGCCTGATACTTTCTGCTCCGATGCTTTCTACCCCAGTTGCAGCTCAAACGATTGAGACGATCAGTTTTGGTGTGGACGGCGGGTATCCACCTTTTGACGTGCTTTCACCTAACGGCGAAATAACAGGTTTTGATATCGATATCGCCAATGCATTGTGTGACAATTTGCATGCTAAATGTGTATTTGTGAAGCAACCGTTCGAAAGCATGATTGCCGCGCTTAACGCTAAAAAGTTCGATGCGATTATTGCGTCTCTTAGCATCACGGATGAACGTAAAAAAGAAGTCGATTTTACTGATCGCTATTATCGCAGTTCAGCCCAATTAGTCGCGCGTAAAGGCAGCCCGTTGTTGCCAGACGCCGCGAGCCTGAAAGGCAAAACTGTCGGCGTGCAAACAGGTTCGATTCACGAAACCTATGCTAAAAAACATTGGGGCGGGCAAGGGGTGAAAATTGTCTCCTATGCCAATCAGGATAACGTTTACTTAGATCTCCTGTCTGGGCGTATTAATGCCTCGCTGCAAGATAATATTCAAGCCGCTAGCAGCTTTATCGATACACCGCGCGGGCAAAAATTTGCGTTTGCTGGCCCCGTTATCCAAGACGAAACCATCTCATCTGATGTCGGAATCGCAGTAGGTAAAGACAACCCTGCATTACGTGATGCATTGAATGGTGCAATCAAGGCTATCCGTGCTGATGGCACCTATGATGCCATTCAGAAGAAATATTTCAGTTTCGATATTTACGGCAACTGA
- a CDS encoding MFS transporter — protein MSASSPVPYSRHLFRYTPFRNLFLARLLTVLGNGIAPIALAFAVLDIGGSATDLGLVVAARSIFNVAFLLIGGVLADRYSRSLVLLSSSTIAALSQAVVAWLVLDGTATVIGLALLGTINGAAAGVALPASSAMVPQTVPKYHLRTANAFIQVGIYAGTVIGASLGGILTSAIGPGWGLAVDALGFAAAAPLYYFIRVNPTLSQESNTNILQDLRDGWKEFIAHSWVWSIVAQFTIVNAAFSGVVMILGPIVADASFGRVGWGIIVAAQSIGLIVGSFIALRWRPRRDLFVGVLLVSLCAVPIVLLSVAPSTTVLMGAFFVAGVGFGQFGVVWANSLQTHIPPEKLARVYAYDALGSFIAIPVGELAAGPLAMHYGTSGVLLVSAAAVVIATIAASLIPSIRKLDNSPRVKSQI, from the coding sequence GTGAGTGCAAGTTCTCCTGTCCCGTATTCCCGACATTTATTTCGCTACACCCCATTTAGAAACTTATTTCTTGCCCGCCTTCTCACCGTATTAGGTAATGGCATTGCCCCGATTGCCTTGGCTTTCGCTGTGTTGGATATCGGTGGTTCTGCAACTGATCTCGGGCTGGTTGTGGCGGCACGTTCAATTTTTAATGTCGCGTTCTTGTTGATTGGCGGTGTGCTAGCTGATCGCTATTCCCGAAGTCTCGTTTTACTCTCTTCATCAACGATTGCCGCTTTATCTCAAGCAGTGGTGGCTTGGTTGGTGTTGGATGGCACAGCGACGGTTATCGGATTGGCGTTACTCGGTACCATTAATGGTGCCGCAGCAGGCGTCGCTTTACCGGCATCCTCGGCAATGGTGCCGCAGACTGTCCCAAAATATCACCTCAGAACGGCAAATGCTTTTATCCAAGTTGGTATCTATGCGGGCACGGTGATCGGAGCCTCTTTAGGGGGAATTCTGACAAGCGCAATTGGGCCAGGATGGGGCTTAGCAGTCGATGCCTTGGGTTTCGCCGCTGCCGCACCGTTGTATTACTTCATTCGGGTTAATCCAACACTGTCCCAAGAATCGAACACAAACATTTTGCAGGATCTGCGCGATGGCTGGAAAGAATTCATCGCTCACTCATGGGTTTGGTCCATCGTAGCCCAATTTACTATTGTGAATGCTGCTTTCAGTGGCGTTGTCATGATTCTTGGCCCCATTGTGGCTGATGCATCGTTTGGACGGGTAGGTTGGGGCATTATTGTTGCGGCACAGAGTATCGGCTTAATCGTCGGTTCATTTATTGCACTGCGGTGGCGTCCAAGGCGGGATCTTTTTGTTGGCGTCTTACTCGTTTCATTGTGCGCTGTCCCGATTGTTCTCCTGAGTGTCGCGCCTTCGACAACGGTACTTATGGGGGCATTTTTTGTTGCCGGTGTTGGTTTTGGTCAATTCGGCGTTGTATGGGCGAATTCGTTACAAACTCATATTCCTCCTGAGAAACTTGCTCGTGTTTATGCCTATGATGCATTGGGATCATTTATTGCAATCCCAGTTGGAGAACTCGCGGCCGGTCCTCTTGCTATGCATTACGGCACTTCGGGGGTTTTATTAGTTTCAGCCGCCGCAGTGGTGATAGCGACGATTGCAGCGAGCCTGATACCATCGATTAGGAAACTCGATAATTCCCCAAGAGTGAAATCGCAGATCTAG
- a CDS encoding ABC transporter permease produces MVVEYLPLLAHGAGLSLCVMLLSLLVALTLGLINAVIKLFGPRWLRWISTGYTTLVRGIPELVIMLLLFFGGEMLVNGFLSLLGLGPVRFNTFISGVLAIGIVFGAYYTETFRGAFQTVDRGQLEAAVAYGMRPGQVFRRIMLPQMLSFAIPGINNNWLGLMKASALISILGLEDMVWLAEQAGRATQKPFLFYFLVALIYMVITALSSWGFSLLARRYALSTSTAARAR; encoded by the coding sequence ATGGTTGTAGAGTATTTGCCATTACTGGCCCATGGGGCAGGATTATCGCTGTGTGTGATGCTACTTTCATTATTGGTGGCGCTCACCTTGGGGCTGATTAATGCGGTCATTAAGCTCTTTGGCCCACGCTGGCTGCGTTGGATATCGACAGGTTACACCACGTTAGTACGGGGTATTCCTGAACTGGTCATCATGTTGCTGTTGTTCTTTGGCGGTGAAATGTTGGTGAACGGATTCCTTAGCTTATTGGGGCTGGGACCCGTTCGCTTCAATACTTTTATCTCTGGGGTATTGGCGATTGGTATTGTGTTCGGCGCGTACTACACCGAAACCTTCCGCGGGGCGTTTCAAACGGTGGATCGTGGGCAGCTTGAAGCTGCGGTGGCTTATGGTATGCGCCCAGGGCAAGTGTTCAGGCGCATTATGTTGCCGCAAATGCTCAGCTTTGCGATTCCGGGTATCAATAATAACTGGCTAGGATTAATGAAGGCGTCGGCACTGATCTCCATTCTCGGTTTGGAAGATATGGTGTGGTTGGCTGAGCAGGCGGGGCGAGCGACACAAAAACCGTTCTTGTTCTACTTCTTGGTGGCGCTTATCTATATGGTCATTACTGCGCTTTCTAGTTGGGGTTTTAGCCTCCTTGCTCGGCGCTATGCGCTTTCAACCTCAACTGCGGCGAGGGCGCGCTAA
- a CDS encoding ABC transporter permease: MNLQTILEAVPTFLYSDGSETTGLAMTAKLFLLSVVPGMLLALLMAVGQAFGPRPLAWLIRSFTYFFRSTPLYLQLMLIYYGLSQFDIVQLGWQDDQPFWLLFRDATFCATLALVLNTSAYVAELLAGMMITFPRQEWVAGEAFGMSQWQIIRRLVLPATLRRGIPALNNEMVFLLHATSLASTVTLLDITGVARAFYASTYSPFIPFLMAAALYLLCTFMLIFLFSRAERRWLAFARHD, encoded by the coding sequence ATGAACCTACAAACCATACTGGAAGCTGTCCCGACTTTTTTGTATAGCGATGGTTCTGAGACGACGGGTCTGGCAATGACCGCCAAACTGTTTTTATTGTCAGTGGTGCCGGGTATGTTGCTTGCATTACTGATGGCGGTCGGGCAGGCATTTGGCCCTCGACCACTGGCATGGCTTATTCGCAGCTTCACCTATTTTTTTCGCAGTACGCCGCTCTACCTGCAACTGATGCTGATTTATTATGGCCTATCCCAATTTGATATCGTGCAACTGGGCTGGCAGGATGATCAACCTTTCTGGCTATTGTTCCGCGATGCCACTTTTTGTGCCACTTTAGCACTGGTGCTGAATACCAGTGCGTACGTCGCTGAGTTATTGGCGGGCATGATGATCACTTTCCCGCGCCAAGAATGGGTAGCGGGTGAAGCGTTTGGCATGAGCCAATGGCAGATTATTCGGCGTTTAGTGCTACCCGCAACGCTGCGGCGCGGTATCCCGGCACTCAATAACGAAATGGTATTTTTGCTACATGCCACGTCTCTTGCGAGTACGGTGACGTTACTGGATATCACTGGTGTAGCGAGGGCTTTTTACGCCTCAACCTATTCACCGTTTATCCCCTTTTTGATGGCAGCCGCGCTTTATCTATTGTGTACTTTTATGCTGATCTTTTTATTTTCGCGGGCAGAACGGCGTTGGCTCGCCTTTGCCCGCCATGATTAA
- a CDS encoding carbonic anhydrase, protein MKRKLLLMAMLVTSFSCIAAEHAPHWGYDGQDGPENWSKISPDFSLCSTGKNQSPINIHDSLKTHHSNLQLTTQPSKQEMVNNGHTIQVNVTNGSTLVLDEDTFTLQQFHFHSPSENLIDGKQFPLEAHFVFKDKDGALAVLALMFKEGKPNQQLTEAWQKMPTEAGQSIALSKPIDIKTLSDKQQKFYRFSASLTTPPCSEGVRWIVFKEPVNISAEQVSQFSSAMKHHANNRPVQPLNGRVIIN, encoded by the coding sequence ATGAAAAGAAAGTTACTTCTTATGGCTATGTTAGTCACTAGTTTCTCGTGTATTGCTGCAGAACATGCTCCTCATTGGGGTTATGATGGACAGGATGGTCCTGAAAATTGGAGTAAAATCTCGCCTGATTTTTCGTTATGTAGTACCGGCAAAAATCAATCTCCTATTAATATTCATGACTCACTCAAAACCCATCATAGCAATCTTCAATTGACTACTCAGCCAAGTAAACAGGAAATGGTCAATAACGGTCATACAATACAGGTCAACGTGACAAACGGGAGCACGTTGGTATTGGATGAAGATACGTTCACACTGCAACAATTCCATTTCCATTCACCCAGTGAGAACCTGATCGATGGCAAACAATTCCCGCTGGAAGCTCACTTTGTATTTAAAGATAAAGATGGCGCATTAGCCGTATTAGCGCTCATGTTCAAAGAGGGTAAACCAAACCAACAGCTGACTGAGGCTTGGCAAAAAATGCCCACGGAAGCGGGTCAGAGTATTGCTCTGAGCAAGCCAATCGATATCAAGACGCTTTCAGATAAGCAGCAAAAGTTTTATCGCTTCAGCGCTTCGTTAACGACGCCGCCATGTTCTGAAGGTGTTCGTTGGATCGTGTTTAAGGAACCGGTAAATATTTCCGCTGAGCAGGTCAGTCAATTTAGCTCTGCAATGAAGCACCATGCCAACAATCGGCCAGTGCAGCCGCTAAATGGCCGTGTCATTATCAATTGA
- a CDS encoding Lrp/AsnC family transcriptional regulator codes for MEKKARLDRIDKKILEILSQDGRISYQKLSEQVNLTARPCLERVRLLERAGIIRGYSAIVELPEPEHAFVIQAQIALADHGQSQAAFEQEVRKTPEVLDCWLVGGSFDFLVRIGCRNMEHYRLLADNWLTSKKFRVDKIVTLTELQVIKRT; via the coding sequence GTGGAAAAGAAAGCCCGACTTGACCGAATTGACAAAAAAATCCTCGAAATCCTCAGCCAAGATGGTCGCATCTCTTATCAGAAGCTGTCTGAGCAGGTGAATCTGACTGCGCGCCCCTGCCTTGAGCGTGTGCGGCTATTGGAGCGCGCCGGTATTATTCGCGGCTACAGTGCGATTGTTGAGCTACCGGAGCCAGAGCATGCCTTCGTGATTCAGGCGCAAATTGCTTTGGCTGATCATGGTCAATCGCAAGCGGCATTCGAGCAAGAAGTCCGTAAAACGCCGGAAGTACTGGATTGCTGGTTGGTCGGCGGCAGTTTTGATTTCTTGGTTCGCATTGGGTGCCGCAACATGGAACATTATCGCTTGCTGGCGGATAACTGGCTGACCAGCAAAAAATTTCGGGTCGATAAAATCGTTACCCTTACAGAGTTACAGGTCATTAAACGCACCTGA
- the yahO gene encoding DUF1471 family periplasmic protein YahO gives MNLSKTITTLVLLGAFSTGAIAAELLTKEDLNKSPDQYEKIGNIVTAGELAPSDAKEELSKKADELGGDYFVVTSAMTNDKIHATADVYKKK, from the coding sequence ATGAATTTATCAAAAACTATCACAACGTTAGTTCTCTTGGGTGCATTTTCTACCGGTGCTATCGCCGCCGAATTGCTAACAAAAGAAGATCTCAATAAAAGTCCTGATCAGTATGAAAAAATTGGTAACATCGTCACCGCTGGCGAGTTAGCCCCCAGTGACGCCAAGGAAGAATTGTCTAAAAAAGCCGATGAGCTTGGTGGTGACTATTTTGTTGTGACATCAGCGATGACCAATGACAAAATCCATGCGACTGCTGATGTGTATAAGAAAAAATAG
- a CDS encoding dimethylarginine dimethylaminohydrolase family protein: MHFTQAIARLPADTCGHGQTTSKLGAPDVAATGQQFLAYVDTLLRLGLKVTILPAAPAYPDAHFVEDTAVVMPELAVITHPGAPSRQGEVDTIEPLFTDRPVFRMSNKGHLDGGDVLLVGKQFFIGLTSRTDQVGITEFTGAVQQYGYSVTDIEVSAGLHLKSIVNYVGRNTLLLTEDYQHHPAFAAFDTIVIPEAESYAGNTLWINDTLITPQGYPYTLAQIEKLGMPIIQLNTSEFKKMDGGLTCLSLRF, translated from the coding sequence ATGCACTTTACTCAAGCCATTGCCAGACTCCCAGCAGACACTTGTGGTCACGGTCAGACAACGTCCAAATTAGGTGCACCTGATGTTGCGGCCACGGGACAACAGTTTCTAGCCTATGTGGACACGTTGCTGCGACTGGGATTGAAAGTGACTATTTTACCTGCAGCTCCTGCTTATCCTGATGCGCATTTTGTTGAAGATACTGCGGTAGTGATGCCGGAGTTAGCGGTGATAACACACCCAGGCGCGCCAAGTCGCCAAGGGGAGGTGGATACCATCGAACCACTCTTTACTGATCGACCTGTTTTTCGGATGAGCAATAAAGGGCATCTTGATGGCGGCGATGTTTTGTTAGTGGGTAAACAATTCTTCATCGGGCTGACCTCGCGGACTGATCAGGTCGGGATTACTGAATTCACGGGTGCAGTTCAGCAATATGGTTACAGTGTCACCGATATTGAAGTCAGTGCGGGACTGCACCTTAAGTCGATTGTTAACTACGTGGGCCGCAACACGTTACTGCTGACGGAGGATTACCAGCATCATCCTGCATTTGCTGCGTTTGATACCATTGTTATCCCTGAAGCGGAATCCTATGCTGGTAATACTTTATGGATTAACGATACGTTAATTACGCCGCAGGGTTATCCTTACACCTTGGCACAAATTGAAAAACTGGGGATGCCAATCATCCAGCTCAATACCAGTGAGTTTAAAAAAATGGATGGCGGCTTGACCTGCCTCTCACTTCGTTTCTAA
- a CDS encoding DNA repair protein codes for MKKIMKRLEIIKSAIELEDDDIVRQQLPYLKCEADDAVLVFIVATIEQGNYSNALKAISTWLNSHHGVTQWQDLELAACKLELKALEEQLSELIDKRNERIQLLDDFNDLYHVRLGPITQQILNLRKQLAESTLRKAEAEARRKERDYHNCQLYIAQAIDELAKLKQSWLSPSTIASETIELRKQIQQQTALISSLLIEIQALENNVYSRNTESTRKAREEAKEKYERYQEQQYDAEQRHGNHQKLSSGQRLELKKLWRQASRLCHPDLVADEFKEKAHQLMVQLNQARQRGDFTAIYSLLENLKQGLEPLMASDCIDDLERLRRKITEVKDQIDVMLRELDELEGQESWRLVTSHVDKDDWFKTQENVLAKILNSLEQQLEEAASEVLQESA; via the coding sequence ATGAAAAAAATCATGAAGCGGCTGGAGATCATCAAAAGCGCTATAGAGCTTGAAGATGATGATATCGTTCGCCAACAACTTCCTTATCTAAAATGTGAAGCCGATGATGCGGTGCTCGTTTTTATCGTCGCAACGATTGAGCAAGGAAATTATTCCAATGCGCTTAAAGCTATTTCGACTTGGTTGAACAGCCATCATGGTGTTACGCAGTGGCAAGATCTTGAATTAGCTGCCTGTAAGTTAGAATTAAAAGCGTTGGAAGAACAGCTAAGTGAGTTAATTGATAAGCGTAATGAAAGAATTCAGCTATTGGACGATTTTAACGACCTTTACCATGTTCGGCTTGGCCCGATCACTCAACAGATCCTCAATTTGCGCAAACAATTGGCTGAAAGTACCTTGCGCAAAGCCGAAGCAGAAGCCCGCCGCAAAGAACGTGATTATCACAACTGTCAGCTATATATTGCTCAGGCTATAGACGAACTAGCCAAACTCAAACAGAGTTGGTTATCTCCTTCGACTATCGCCAGTGAAACCATCGAGTTACGTAAACAAATTCAACAACAGACCGCGTTGATCTCATCATTACTCATTGAAATTCAAGCGTTAGAAAACAACGTTTACTCACGTAATACTGAATCAACCCGCAAAGCCCGCGAAGAAGCTAAAGAGAAATATGAGCGCTATCAAGAACAGCAATATGATGCTGAACAGCGGCATGGCAATCATCAAAAACTCTCGTCGGGTCAACGTTTGGAGTTAAAAAAATTGTGGCGACAAGCCAGTCGCTTATGTCATCCAGATCTCGTCGCAGATGAATTTAAAGAAAAAGCCCACCAACTCATGGTGCAACTGAATCAAGCTCGTCAGCGTGGTGATTTTACCGCCATTTACAGTTTGCTAGAGAACTTGAAACAAGGGCTTGAGCCATTGATGGCGAGTGATTGCATTGATGACCTTGAAAGACTGCGCAGAAAAATTACTGAAGTAAAAGATCAAATTGATGTGATGTTACGTGAACTGGATGAGTTAGAAGGCCAAGAATCATGGCGGCTGGTCACTTCTCATGTTGATAAAGATGACTGGTTCAAAACACAAGAGAACGTATTAGCGAAGATCCTCAACAGCCTAGAACAACAACTCGAAGAAGCTGCGTCAGAGGTATTACAAGAAAGTGCATAA
- a CDS encoding AMP nucleosidase encodes MNQSQATTYLSATEAIDRLETLYDSALAALRDAISAFIRDGSLPDVGERAKGLFSYPQLSVSWDGRFRDHQRTRAYGRFSRTGQYSTTITRPALFREYLTEQLSLLETEYGAVFEVTPSQQEMPYPFVIDGSDLILDRSMTAGLAQHFPTTDLAKIGDGITDGIDTASADFPLSHFDALRTDFSLARLKHYTGTPAEHIQPYILFTNYSRYVDEFVSWACEQILDPTSPYIALSCAGGSYITAETADPERTTSDLAWKKHQMPAYHLIAESGHGITLVNIGVGPSNAKTICDHLAVLRPHAWLMIGHCGGLRESQAIGDYVLAHAYLRDDHVLDAVLPPDIPIPSIAEVQRALYDATKAVSGMPGVEVKQRLRTGTVVTSDDRNWELRFSASALRFSLSRAVAVDMESATIAAQGYRFRVPYGTLLCVSDKPLHGEIKLPGQANHFYEGAISEHLQIGIRAIDLLRAEGDQLHSRKLRTFNEPPFR; translated from the coding sequence TTGAATCAATCACAAGCGACAACTTATCTCTCAGCAACCGAGGCGATTGATCGGCTGGAGACGTTATACGACTCTGCACTGGCAGCATTACGTGATGCGATCAGTGCATTTATTCGCGACGGTTCTTTGCCGGATGTGGGGGAGCGGGCTAAGGGGTTATTCTCATATCCCCAATTGAGTGTGAGTTGGGATGGTCGGTTCCGTGACCACCAACGTACTCGTGCTTATGGGCGTTTCTCGCGTACGGGTCAATACAGCACCACTATCACGCGGCCAGCGCTGTTCCGCGAATACCTGACAGAGCAGCTGTCTCTGCTAGAAACTGAGTATGGTGCCGTATTTGAAGTGACACCGTCACAACAAGAAATGCCATATCCTTTTGTTATTGATGGTTCCGACCTGATTCTGGATCGCTCGATGACGGCGGGGCTTGCACAGCATTTCCCAACCACTGATCTGGCGAAAATAGGCGATGGTATCACTGACGGAATAGATACTGCCTCAGCGGATTTCCCGTTATCGCATTTTGATGCGCTGCGCACTGATTTTTCACTGGCGCGTCTGAAACACTATACCGGTACGCCGGCAGAACATATTCAACCCTATATTCTTTTTACCAATTATAGCCGTTACGTTGATGAGTTTGTCAGTTGGGCTTGCGAGCAAATTCTGGACCCAACTAGCCCTTATATCGCGCTATCCTGTGCCGGTGGCAGCTACATTACGGCGGAAACGGCCGATCCGGAAAGAACCACTTCGGATTTAGCTTGGAAGAAACATCAAATGCCCGCCTATCACTTAATCGCTGAAAGCGGGCATGGCATCACTTTAGTGAATATTGGTGTAGGTCCATCCAATGCCAAAACTATTTGTGATCATTTGGCGGTATTACGGCCGCACGCTTGGCTAATGATCGGGCATTGTGGTGGTTTGCGAGAAAGTCAGGCGATCGGTGATTATGTTCTGGCGCATGCCTATTTACGTGACGACCATGTACTTGATGCAGTATTACCGCCGGATATCCCCATTCCAAGTATCGCCGAGGTTCAGCGGGCACTATACGATGCCACCAAAGCAGTGAGTGGTATGCCGGGCGTTGAGGTAAAACAGCGGCTTCGTACCGGTACAGTGGTGACCTCAGACGATCGTAACTGGGAACTGCGTTTTTCTGCTTCGGCGCTGCGTTTCAGCCTCAGTCGTGCAGTGGCTGTGGATATGGAGAGTGCGACTATTGCGGCACAAGGTTATCGCTTCCGTGTACCTTATGGCACGTTACTTTGTGTTTCAGATAAGCCCTTACACGGTGAGATTAAATTACCGGGTCAGGCCAATCACTTCTATGAGGGGGCAATTTCAGAGCATTTGCAGATAGGGATTCGAGCCATAGATTTACTGCGCGCAGAAGGTGATCAATTACATTCACGTAAATTACGGACCTTCAACGAACCACCATTCCGCTAA
- the yghU gene encoding glutathione-dependent disulfide-bond oxidoreductase gives MKDNQYQPPKVWTENNESGGVWSKINRPTAGARFDATLPVGKHPLQLYSLATPNGQKVTILLEELLAIGVKEAEYDAHLIRISEGDQFSSGFVAVNPNSKIPALMDHSTPTPVRVFESGAILLYLADKFGHFLPKSHEGRTEALNWLFWLQGAAPYLGGGFGHFYHYAPVKIEYAIDRFTMEAKRQLDLLNTLLKDREYIAGDEYSIADIAIWPWYGNLVLGLQYEAGEFLDVKSYTHLLRWTENIAKRPAVQRGRIVNRTWGAPEEQLPERHDASDFDHLK, from the coding sequence ATGAAAGATAACCAATACCAGCCCCCAAAGGTCTGGACTGAAAATAATGAAAGCGGCGGAGTGTGGTCCAAGATAAACCGGCCTACCGCGGGTGCTCGATTTGACGCTACCCTACCCGTCGGTAAACATCCGCTCCAGCTTTACTCCCTAGCAACACCTAACGGCCAGAAAGTCACTATCTTGCTAGAAGAGTTATTAGCCATTGGTGTGAAAGAAGCGGAATACGATGCGCATTTGATACGCATAAGTGAAGGCGATCAGTTCTCAAGTGGCTTTGTTGCCGTTAATCCAAATTCGAAAATCCCAGCCTTGATGGACCACTCAACACCCACGCCAGTGAGGGTGTTTGAGTCCGGTGCCATCCTGCTGTATTTAGCAGACAAGTTTGGTCATTTCTTGCCGAAATCCCACGAAGGTCGCACAGAAGCACTGAATTGGCTCTTCTGGTTACAAGGGGCAGCGCCGTATCTAGGCGGCGGTTTTGGTCATTTCTATCACTATGCCCCAGTGAAAATTGAATACGCGATTGACAGGTTCACGATGGAAGCCAAGCGTCAGCTTGATTTGCTTAACACCCTACTTAAAGATCGCGAATACATCGCAGGGGATGAATACTCCATTGCTGATATCGCTATCTGGCCGTGGTATGGCAACTTGGTGCTGGGTCTGCAATACGAAGCTGGGGAGTTTTTGGATGTGAAATCCTATACCCATCTGCTGCGCTGGACAGAAAATATCGCCAAACGGCCAGCGGTACAACGCGGTCGGATTGTCAACCGCACATGGGGCGCACCCGAAGAACAATTGCCTGAACGTCACGATGCATCAGACTTTGATCATTTAAAGTGA
- a CDS encoding putative quinol monooxygenase, whose amino-acid sequence MIKLSGRLICQNLDEAQIVQRFLPEHTSLTRNESGCIAFDVAVTADPLVWSVEELFTDENTFTAHQERIKTSQWGTETRFILREYEITEIV is encoded by the coding sequence ATGATCAAACTAAGCGGGCGATTAATTTGTCAGAATCTAGATGAAGCCCAAATTGTCCAGCGCTTTCTCCCTGAGCACACCAGCTTAACCAGAAATGAATCCGGCTGCATCGCCTTTGATGTCGCTGTCACTGCTGATCCCCTTGTTTGGTCAGTTGAAGAGTTATTCACCGATGAAAACACCTTCACAGCACATCAGGAAAGAATTAAAACTTCCCAATGGGGCACCGAAACTCGCTTTATTCTAAGAGAGTACGAGATAACGGAGATTGTATAA
- a CDS encoding M14 family metallopeptidase codes for MKINHHKLPEHALGGQRQLTHFYFGQPGLGEKIYLQAGLHADELPGMLVLHYLKRLLSQAERRGEIQSEIIVVPMANPAGIAQVLLNSGIGRFDLVSGRNFNRDFPDLARLIPSHLISNLPPNNPRLTDEKGLRQHIRTAMVNALQALPVLSEVAAIRQHLLELACDADLVLDLHCDDHAILHLYADPAWRDQVETLAQFLAIDTVLLSHDSGGGSFDEACGLPWHRLAEQHPSLLQLAPACMAVTVELRGQQDVSHALASADAERIYHYLQYRGAISGNVPAVPQREITMLPFTAGEIVSAPVSGILLLLRQPGEWVSKGEVVAEVVDPITDTVQAVRAQAGGIIYASRRAPFVTMGAEVMKIAGKTPYEGGGEIAM; via the coding sequence ATGAAAATCAATCATCATAAGTTACCTGAACATGCCCTCGGTGGGCAGCGTCAATTAACCCATTTTTATTTTGGCCAGCCGGGCTTAGGCGAAAAAATTTACCTGCAAGCTGGGCTCCATGCCGATGAACTGCCCGGCATGTTGGTATTACATTATCTTAAAAGATTACTGAGCCAGGCGGAACGGCGTGGTGAAATTCAAAGTGAAATCATTGTTGTGCCGATGGCAAACCCTGCGGGCATTGCGCAAGTGTTGCTCAACAGCGGTATTGGCCGTTTCGATTTAGTCAGTGGCCGTAATTTCAATCGCGATTTCCCCGATTTGGCTCGATTGATTCCATCACACCTGATATCTAATTTACCTCCCAATAATCCTCGCCTGACCGACGAAAAAGGCTTACGCCAACACATACGAACGGCGATGGTTAACGCTCTGCAAGCTTTACCCGTGCTTAGTGAGGTTGCAGCCATACGCCAACACTTATTAGAGCTGGCTTGCGATGCAGATCTGGTGCTAGACCTTCATTGTGACGATCACGCTATCTTGCACTTATACGCCGATCCAGCTTGGCGCGATCAGGTAGAAACACTGGCGCAGTTTTTAGCTATCGACACCGTTTTGCTGTCACACGATAGCGGCGGGGGGTCTTTCGATGAAGCTTGCGGTTTACCGTGGCATCGACTGGCAGAGCAACATCCGAGCCTTCTTCAATTAGCACCGGCTTGCATGGCGGTCACTGTTGAATTGCGCGGGCAGCAAGATGTCAGCCATGCATTAGCCAGTGCCGACGCAGAACGTATCTATCACTATTTGCAGTATCGAGGCGCCATCTCAGGGAACGTGCCAGCAGTACCGCAACGTGAAATCACGATGTTGCCTTTTACCGCTGGTGAAATCGTCAGTGCGCCAGTCAGTGGTATCTTACTGCTGTTGCGCCAGCCCGGCGAATGGGTCAGTAAGGGGGAGGTGGTCGCTGAAGTCGTCGATCCCATTACCGATACGGTACAAGCCGTTCGTGCTCAAGCGGGCGGGATTATCTATGCCAGCCGGCGCGCGCCTTTTGTGACTATGGGTGCAGAAGTGATGAAGATTGCAGGCAAAACCCCCTATGAAGGGGGCGGCGAGATTGCGATGTGA